Below is a genomic region from Thunnus thynnus chromosome 22, fThuThy2.1, whole genome shotgun sequence.
GGCAACGGGGTCCTGGGAGCTTGCTGTGAGGAGGCCGGTGTGCTCGGTGTGTTCGGGTCGGGCTGCCGAACCAAAATACATCTTGTTGGGACGACCAAGAAACGTCCGACCTGACGGAGGGTTAGAGAGTGTTTACCACGGCTGCAGATATATATTCTCAAATCAGGCAGTGTGAATACTGCAGgactgcaatgattagtcgattaattgattagttgatcaacaaaaaatgaatcagcaactattttgataatggaataattgctttcttctttttgttaaagCAAAAATTCCAAATATTTGCAGGTTTGaacttctcaaatgtaagaatttgcttttatttgtcatacatgactgttttggactgttggtcggacaaaaaaagacatttgaagacgtctcTTTGGGCTGTGGGAAATTGCTCCcatatttactgacattttacatgATTATTTGATGAATCTAGAATATAATTGACTATTTcattaatcaataaagaaaataattgttagttccAGCCCTAGAATGCTGAGTCAGACACTCACCAACATGGCGAACCTGCTCTGTGACATCAGCTCTGATGTCAGAGAAATCCCACATGGCCAGAAAGCTGTCGAAACACGATCCCTCCTCTGCTTCCTGGATCGGCAGATAAATAAGtcatagatggatggatggatggatggatggatagatagatagatagatagatagacagatagatagatagtttaCCTGTACGTAGGGCTTGTAGGTGAAGGTGTAGTGGTGAGCAATGGCAGCCAGGAACATTTCTATGCAGATGATGAAGTCCTGGATGAACAGAGGCAGAAGAAGTATTCACAACTATTCCTCAAAGAAAAGCActaatacaacaatataaaaatactccattacaagtaaaagttcagcaaaatgtagttaaagtatcaagtaaaagtactgattAATGGGAGATCTACGTTTTCACTTAAGCTATAGGGTTCTAGTATATAGTTGATGCGTGCTTCAATAAAACTCTGTAGTCATACTATGttgttcaaatacaaatatgaaacatgGTAGCGAAAACACAGAACATGCATGTTTAGCCAATTGAATACATTGAAATACAATTATTTACAAATTTTTCTCTGTTCCATATAtagagaggaggggaaagaagaaaaaaataatccaaacatttgcatttattttttggacttttccctttgctgttttgtgaaatattgaatcattttcatctctttgggcctcaaacagttaatgaaatgaaactataCACCTGAAACACGACAAGGAGACGCAACTAGACACTGCTTTTTTGTCACAAACCAAAACTGCTGGTTTAATCTTATAAACTTCATATGTTATCATCAtatcaatatgtttttattaaaagttcTTAACCTGAAAAGTAAGttagataaatgtagtggattgaaaagtacaatatctccctctgaaatgtaacgGAGTGGAcgtataaaaacaaataaaatggaaatactgaagtaggtacaagtaccttaaaaatggatttaagtACAGctcttgagtaaatgtacttagttacttttcacctCTGTGGTTCGATTATtcaatcagttaatcaatcaataactgattttCAGTTGCAGAAACACCATAGCTACCAACAACAAGAATCTGATTTAAGCCAAATGACAGCATTTTATAAATGTCAGTGCCCTGattctgcatgtttttataGACAACCAATGATCAGCTGAGTGTATTCCAGTGTGAAAAGAttgtttcttctgtctctcAGAACAACATTTCTGTCTGAATTAAAGCTTTTGtggtcttttctttttgttctctgCTGTCAAGGTGAGAAATTACAACTGCCAGAACTCCTCTGGCAGCCAACATGGCAGTGAATAAATCAAATGTCAAAGGTCGCATGACTGTGAGGCAGCcatttggtttgtgtgtttataaacGTGTGTACCTGCAGTCCAGTGGCCACGGCCTCCACACTGTCCCAGTCCCAGGTGTGTTTGTCCGAGATCACACCGACCTTCACCAGGAACGCTATAAACACAGCTTGCCTGCAGAgtgacaaagagagacagagagatgaataCATCAGCACagtttccctccctcctttcctcccccTCCCAGTCCATCCATCCTTACCAGAAGGAGACAAACACCACCAGTTTGACGCAGAGGAACTTGCCCACAGGCCTGATGGGAGTCAGCTCTTCTCTGAGAGATCGGTAGAGCAACACCAGGCAGTACATGGCAAACTgacgacagagagagagagactcatTTACACTTCAACACATATGACACAAGCCAGCAGTACACATTAACGCCTATGAATGATAACATCCTGCAGGTCGATCAGGAACAATAATGTCACCAGAGTTTTGTCCAAAACTGTTGTATCTGTATGTTGGTTTTAATTAAAGTATGTCTTTTCAATTTGCAAGTGCTTTCCATGTTGGGACATGTTGTGAGTTGTGTGTCTCCATGTGGTATAGACAGCATTTTGCCCCTAGTGGTCAGAACatttattgcttgttttgcttCAACTGCCCCTAGTGGTCTTAAAGGTGCTTGCAGCTTTCCTTtttattaaaggctttttttatttttttatatttatattattattattattaatctagAATTGATTTTTATGCCACACTCCACCCATGGATGAGGGCATAAAAATCAATTCTAGGTTGATAATAATAttggcacacacaacacaagaggaacaaacacaaaataataagatgaggacaacaacaatgacaaagacagaaatactaAAAAACTTGAGCATCATCCCAGCAGGTGTTAACAAAATCATagacaaaccaaaaaaatgagTGAAGATGTTGGTTTGATTCAGTTTACTTGTTGAACTGAATCAAACTGAATTCAAAATTTGTTAAATTGTCTGTGAACTCTTTACGCTTTGAGTGTGGGGAAAAGTAACAGCTGGAAAGTGACAGCTGGGTTGGGGTTAGGACTAAGACATTAACAtgacaatacaatacaatccTCACAATCACAGTGTGCGTGATGCGTTTTTACCAGCTGTGATATGTTGTTAATTATGACCAGGTATGACCAGGCGTTTTTGAAGCTGAAATTGGCTTCATCATAAACCCCACAGAGCTGACAGATCCTGCAGACACAGACGGaaacaaaaaatcaaacattcagCTTCTTACACAACAGAAACTTCAACctgttactgtgttttcagaTGACACCCCTTCTGTCAAATTTCTTTTGTattatcattactattattatcattataattacatcattttgcattcacatatttttcatttagtcACCACTGTTAAATTCAAGGGCATTTAGTTTGTATGAGCCAATGCCTGgtcctgacctttgaccttcaaAACACAGCAAGTAACTACTGTTGTTTACTTTAGGAGAGCTGATGTGACTACACCATTATAGACAGTGCTATTAGCATACATGTTACCACAGGTCACATACAGTGTTATCACCATGGTTACAGTTAGCTACTTTGCTAACTATTATTATATGTTACCATGGTGTGATTAACATGCAGTGTTATCACTATAGTTACAGGTTACAGTGAGTACTGTGTGAAATACTATCACAGTAAACTACTTACAATGTTGTCACCATGGTTACAGTAGGAAAATTCTCAATCACCGTAGTTACAATGAGAATCTTACAACGCTGTGAACCTGGTTACAGTAAGAAACGTACAGTCACGTCACCATGGTTACGGTAAGAAACATAGAGTggtgttaccatggttacagtaGGAAATATGCAGAGCTGTCACCATGGTTACAGTAGGACACAGACAGTGGTGTTACCATGGTTATAGTAGGAAACTCCCAGAGCAGTCACCATGGTTACAGTAAGAAACTTGCAAAGTTGACACCATGGTTACAGTAGGAAACATACAGTGATGTCACCATGGTTACAGTAGGAAACCTTCAGTGGTGTCACCATGGTTACAAAAGGAAACATACAGTGGTGTTGCATGGTTGCAGTAGGAAACTTGCAGAgcagttaccatggttacagtaAGAAACTTGCAAAGCTGTCACCATGGTTACAGTAGGAAACATACAGTGGTGTCACCATGGTTACAGTAGGAAACCTTCAGTGGTGTCACAATGCTTACAATAGGAAACATACAGTGGTTTTACCATGGTTACAGTACAAAACTTGCAGAGCAGTCACCATGGTTACAGTAAGAAACTTGCAAAGCTGTCACCATGGTCACAATGAGAAACTTACAGTGGTGTCACCTTGGTTACGTAGGATACCTACAGTGGTGTCACCTTGGTTACGGTGGGAAACATACAGTGGTGTCAACGTGGTTACAGTGACAAACCCATGGTGGTGTTACCTTGGTCACAGAAGGAAACTTACAATGCTATCACCGTGGTAACTGGTCTGACCACAGTGTACTGGAGGACTCCCAGCTTACACCTGAACAGCAGCACTCtaacagagaaagaggaacGTTTTAGtatccatacatacatacatcagTCCATCATATACTGTGTCCCCACTGGTGTATATCTTACTCTCCCATGGGCCATGGGGGGCAGCAGCAGAGCGGGGGCAGGTGgggctgctgctgttggacCTCCAGCATGAGCACCAGGCTGGGGTACTGGTTACTGAGGAAGTTCAGCAGGAACACCAGGAAGTTGTAGATGACATAGGCCTCGTAGCACTCCCTGCACGTGTCCACGTAGATGGCCAGGTTAGGATAACGCAGAGCCAGCCActggagaggggaggaggaagaagtgATAGGATgtagagagagatgaaggagggGACGTAAACAGgattatttttaatatgtagtcatgataaaacattaataaaagatTTTGTTCAGGCCAAGATTATACAAAGTCATAAGAAAGAAAGATCAAGTACCAAAGATCATTTCATTAACTGTAATGGAGTTAAGTGATATCAGactgtaaaagaagaaaacagtcaaaaacacagaagtgtgtgtgtttctgtgtaactCGATGACTGGTCTTGTGACATCGTCCCATCGTCTCCAATTAAGTCCTGTTGCCATGGCTACGTAGTGGaactcctctgtgtgtgtgtttgtgtgtgaatgtgtgtaataATGACTCACACTGTCCAAACTGTAAATTGGCACCATCCATAGTATCCTGCAGGAGAAAGATAGAGAGTGCGTCATCTTATGTAACCAATATACTTAAATTGTTAAAGCTGTGGTGCAAACTCGCTGTGTGTTTTGGCCAAAAGAACCCAACAATGagtcttcttttctttccttattGAGGTGAAAAAATCCTTTAAACTAACTTaaagagtgtgagtgtgtgtgtctccaccTGATGATTGGTTTCTGCAGCTCAGGCTGTGTGTAGTGAACCATATGCTGCAGAATCCCCCAAAGTGAAATTGGGATTGTCAGAAAGACAAAGACGCCGGCTATGAACCAGGCTTTACTGTGAGTCCCAacctggcagagagagagacagaaagacatgaaccCTAACAGCCTAAAAGTAGCCTAAATCAAAATGTAACATCCAACTttgcacatttactcaagtactgtatttaagtgcaattttgaggtacttgtactttactttagtaGTTCCacttgatgctactttatacctccagtccacaacatttcagagggaaacattgtactgtctactccactacatttacaactacattttgctgttaatatttacattgctgtattggtacttttacttacgtAAAGGATCTGATCTTCCAACACTGCAAATTTGTAAGACAGAAGTGTACCTTGTCTTTCTGCAGCTCCCAGATGCAGAGCGGCAGCACGGCCACCAGCAGAAGAGCATAGAGAACCAGAACCAGCGGGCGAATCCACCTCCTCCACTCTGCACACGTACACGGCATGATGGCTGCTTTACCCTCAGCGTCGACTACAGGCACATCCTAAACCACAGGCCACACCTGAGGAACAACGAGACAGATTATGTGTAATTGATGACAcatcttttcttttatcttccattttttctcacttttaacAAGGTACAGTATCCATGTTTCATTGAACACAAGCTCTTAAACCTGTGGTGGGGTTTGAATGAATGGGTAAAACTGATGAATAAACAGTCAGGGTAGAGAGACAAGTTGTCCAGatttgtttggtttgatcaATCTAGTTCTTTCAAAGTCTTTAACACAAAATAACCAAAACATTCTTTGGATTTTACAAAATTTAGcacaaaccaaccaaccagaGGTACAacgacttgttttttttaaattcctgtcGAAGTTGACGCATCcgaataagaaaaatattggaCCATTACCACCcactgtaataaaatataataataatatatttttaaaggataattctagacatatatttttatggactgtgattaaataaaaaatgtgtctgcATCTATGAAAGTGGAAGCTAGCATCACTAGCTAACATATTACATGTTTCCATTCAAGTAAATTGAATTTGGTGGAATAGCCTATACTGTGTTCAAAAACAATAGCCCAGTTCAcattagtctataaaatgtgaaattacacagttttaaatattattccttattttttttatccatgaAAGTTGAATAGTTAGACTTGAGTTAACTGCTAGCTAGTTTTACAGGAATTATGCTACTGAATCATCAAACATTACAGTATAATGTATGTGgcagtaaaaacacatatatttaGGTCCTATATTACAtctataatattataattaatatattaaaaaaatattatattattctcTCAATAATTACCATAAAGTGCAGTAGGTCACGATAAACATATCAATAAACAGTACAGACCAGATCATAGAAATATGACAGTGTATTTTTCGGACATACATATGaagatttgtcatttttatctgCCAGGTCGTCAAAATATGTGGTTGCAGGAATAAAATAGCTAAAATACGATGAGATAAATGTTGAATGGTAGCAGAGCTGAAGATGACGGTTGGCCTGTTTTCGTCTCCTGTCCTGTTTCTGTTACCAGGCAACGCATCTCCTCCGCCCAACCGCACACCGCCAACTGACGTTTGATCCGCTCACCGGCTGATCACCGGCCCCGATGATCGATCACACCGATCCGTTTAATCCGTCACCGTAGGCCGAACAACACACAGCCGATCCGCCGGCGTCAGGGTGCTGCAGCAGTCCGTGTTTGTCCTCCTGTTTCCCCGTGTTGACGCGCTCACGTCACCGGGAGGAATCTcaaccatctctctctccatcagtcACGTGTTTGGAGGAAAAGCGGCACAAATTTAATTATCTTAATCTAATGATATTTTAATCCACATTCAGGCCATActgctcactcagaaatacTTTTTTGACATCGTTTGCATTTTTCATATcctatttattttacattttctgtaacttttattTCGTGACACGAACGTGTAAATGCTTCTTCATAGCCCACACAGTCCTACAGTGATGGagagtaactaagtacatttactcacgTACTGTActtttaagtacaattttgaggtacttgtactttacttgagtatttccatgtgatgctactttatacttccactccattacatttcagagggaaatattgtactttctactccactacatttatttgacagctttagttacttttcagatgaagatttgacacaatggataatataacaagcttttaaaatacaacacattgttaaagatgaaaccagtggtttccaacctttttggcttttgatgtcttacaaaaagcagtgtgtagtcggggtcacatttcacatgtctatgagttgttaacagctccaccaaatagtgatttttccctccaaacttctcacatgctttcatttcaataaatgttcaaatgatccaatatttcagcaaaaatcaaagattagagaaaaagtccaaaaactgagaagagatttgtgtatcagaactttgttttttcttctttcctctcccattaatcgtctcacgacccctcagatttatctgctgaccctttggaggggcccgacccctaggttgggaaccactggactaaactagctaactgtatataaagtagtgtaaactagctccacctccagcagctacaacaataacatgctgctctaacactgatgcttcactattaataatctaatgatgtcatatataataatatatcagtcagagggaccaaaccactacttttactgcaatactttaactacatcaagctcataatacttatgtacttttactgtaataggatttttcatgcaggacttttactcgtaatggagtatttttacattgatgtattgatacttttacttaagtaaaggatctgaatacttcttccaccactgcagttCTAGCAGATGAATAGTGAAGATAGATTACACTATAACACTATAACAAAAACCACAATATAAGCAACATTTACAGAGACAAACACCATATCTTGAGGCTCTATTGTAGAGGGATCCTGAATTACAGCAAACATATTGTATACAATCCTCCTGTAATGACAGTTTATTACAATCCAAAGGAGTAGgctgtccaaaa
It encodes:
- the LOC137174999 gene encoding transmembrane protein 184C-like, whose translation is MPCTCAEWRRWIRPLVLVLYALLLVAVLPLCIWELQKDKVGTHSKAWFIAGVFVFLTIPISLWGILQHMVHYTQPELQKPIIRILWMVPIYSLDSWLALRYPNLAIYVDTCRECYEAYVIYNFLVFLLNFLSNQYPSLVLMLEVQQQQPHLPPLCCCPPWPMGEVLLFRCKLGVLQYTVVRPVTTVIALICQLCGVYDEANFSFKNAWSYLVIINNISQLFAMYCLVLLYRSLREELTPIRPVGKFLCVKLVVFVSFWQAVFIAFLVKVGVISDKHTWDWDSVEAVATGLQDFIICIEMFLAAIAHHYTFTYKPYVQEAEEGSCFDSFLAMWDFSDIRADVTEQVRHVGRTFLGRPNKMYFGSAARPEHTEHTGLLTASSQDPVAVAATSMPSSPSSSGRYQGLGHTPAPHSISAPAGFTSSSWEDDSDGSPSRAGDIH